The DNA sequence AACAGAAAATATTATCGAGTATATCCAGAAAAGCATGGAGATCGAACAGATGCATGAATTCCTCAAAATATTGGATTCTCGTGAAAAAGAAGTGATTCTCTATCGCTATGGCCTTGGCGGTGAAGATGAGCTGACACAACGTGAGATTGCGAAAAAGCTCGATATCTCAAGAAGTTATGTTTCCAGGATTGAAAAGCGTGCGCTTATGAAAGTGTTGCGCGCTTACTACAAACTTGAGAAAAATGAGTAAAACAAAAAGGAAGACACCTGTTCAGCAGGCGTCTTCCTCTTGTATTTTTCTTCTGATTTTATAAGCCTTCAGCAGAAATACCATTGCTGAAACTGCAAATCCAATTGAAAGCAGGGCGTACTTCGTTCCCCCTGCAGCATGTCTTATATAAATTTGAATGAGCGTACCGATATAAAAGTAGACGCCCATTACAATCAAAGTTCCTGCGAAGCGGTTATAGTCTCTCAACTTTGCCATGAGCTGTTCACCAGTTTCTTTCATGGGACATCCCTCCGCAACCATTGTAACATGGAATAAAGGCCGTTATCTTTGGGAACTTTTGGCTTCCTTCGCTGCCATACTGACTACACGAATAATAAGTTCTGCAGCATTTCTGCCTGCTTTGATAATAAATTCGTCAAAAGTAACGGCAGATTCTTTGCCCGCAATATCAGATAGTGCCCGAATGATGACAAATGGAATATTGTACTGCCAGCATACTTGTGCAATTGCCGCTGCTTCCATCTCTGCTGCAATCATATTAGGGAATTTTTCACGAGCAAACGCAACGCGTGCCGGGTCTGCCATGAATGTATCGGCAGTAGCAATAAGTCCGACTTCATAGCCAAGATCTATTGATTTCACTGCTTCCTCAGTCATTTCAATCAATTTCGTATCAGCAGCGAAGACTTCAGGCATGCCTGGTACTTGTCCATATTTATAGTCAAACGCAGTCACATCGACGTCATGATGTACTACATTTTCGGAAATAACGAGGTCACCAACCTCAAGCTTACTGCTAAAGCCCCCCGCAGATCCTGTATTGATGACAAAGTCCGGTGCAAAGCGTTCTGCGAGAATAGCTGTTGCCATAGCAGCATTCACTTTCCCGATTCCCGACTTCAAAAGAACAACATCCGCACCTTCAAGTTTACCGCTAATAAACTGGCAATTGGCGACATCCTGCTCCTTTTTGTCTGTCATACGTCCTTTCAGCAGTTCCACTTCTTCTTCCATTGCCCCAATAATACCAATCATTTGTCTTCCCCCATATCTGTTTATCTGTAACGATATTGCTGATCGTTCTTTTTAAGCTCTTCTACTTTGACTGGTTTCCAGCCTTTGCCGTCAACCCATTCCAAATTGACACGATATGTTTTATTTTCATTTGATTTGCTTGAAACAGTCGCTTGAACTTGCTGCTCGCCATGACGGCCGATCCACCAAGTTGTCATGCTGGAAAGACCTGTCGCTTCTTTAATCGCTTTTTCCATTTCAAGACGGTCTTGTGAACCATCGTTGTAGTTCGTCGTATGACTTCCACTTTGATCTGTGCCAATTGGCTTCCAATTAGCTGTATATGCCTTTTTGACATTACCGTCTGAAGGCTCGGCTTTTTCCTTCTTCAATTTATCTTTCTTCTTATCTTTTTTCTTGTCATCTTTTTTCTTATCTTTTTCTTTATCTTCTTTTTCTTTATCAGATTTCTCTTTATCTTTTTCTTCCAAAGTCATCTTCTCATTCTGCGTTTCCTTAGCCGCAGTCTGTTGCTCTTTATTAGCTTGTTTTTCCGCCTGGTCCTTGTTTGCCTTTGCTTGGGTGTTCTCTGTCTTCTGATTGGCAGTCTCTGTCGCAGCCTGTTCGCGCTGCTTAGATGCTTCGCTGTCACTGAATACAAAAATACCAATTAGAAATACGAGAAGTACACTGGCAACGATGACGAGTACGGATATCAGTCTTGTAAGTTTCCTTTTCTGTTCAAATTTATTGAGCCTGGAGCCACGATTTTGGTCCATGTAAGTCCCTCCTTCATCGTTATTCCCCATTATACTATAATCCGGATAATTTTCATTTGCGAAAAGAATTTTTTAAGCAAAAAGCCGACATGTTAAGCATGCCGGCCTTTTCTCAAGCTTATTTATTTACTGTACTTTAATAATTTTTACTTCAATATCCCCACCAGGAGTCGGTACATTCACGACATCTCCTGCTCCCTTTCCAATGATTGCCTGTGCCATTGGTGAGTCGTTGGAGATTTTCCCTTCAAATGGATCTGCTTCTGCAGAACCGACAATTCGATAAGTCTCTTCATCGCCATCTGGCATCTCAATGAATGTAACAGACTTACCAAGACTAACAATGTCCGGATTGCTGTTATCATCTTCAATGATGACAGCATTGCGGATCATTGATTCAACCTGGGCAATACGTGATTCAACGAATGCCTGCTCATCTTTAGCCGCATCGTATTCTGAGTTCTCGGAAAGGTCACCGAAATCACGAGCAATCTTAATACGCTCAACAACTTCCTGGCGACGGTCCGTTTTTAAGAATTCGAGTTCATCTTCCAGTTTCTTTTTACCTTCTTCAGTCATGTAATAGCTTTTTTCAACAGCCATCGGACAGCACTCCTTCTCATAGAACAAAAAAACAGCATGATTGCCATGCGTGCTTTTTGTTTTTTTATAATTTTGGATGTATGGATTCTATTCATATAATCATACAGATTTGCGTGCAATTTACAATACTTTTGCTCGCCATATTCAGAAAAGTTTGATGCTTGATGCTACCCCGTCACCAATCGGCATAATGACAGTACTGTAGGATGAATGGTGCATAAGCATTTCATTGTAGAGTTTCAGCTTCTTCACCATATTTTTAAACTTCTTTGGCACCTCACTGTCATCCGCTACATATCCTCTGAAAAGCACATTGTCCGTGACGATTAGACCGCCTTTTGGTACAAGGGCATGAGCCAGTTCAAAAAACTTTCCGTATTGACCTTTTGCCGCATCAATAAAAACGAAATCAAACCGTTCCCCGTCTTGAACGAATTTTTCCATCTGTTCAAGTGCATCTCCGAAGATAAGATGAATTTCCTTTTCCTTGTCTAGCCTTTTAATATTCCTGACAGCCTCATCATACCGCACTTCGTCTCTCTCCATCGTCACAATCTGTGCATCAGGGCAGACTTTATTCATCTTAAGTGCAGAATAGCCGATTGCTGTACCGACTTCAAGAATCCTTTTTGGCTGATGAAGACGGAGCAGCTGCTGAAGATACTCGATTCCGAGCGGCTCCATAATCGGGACATGATGCTCGAGTGCATATGCTTCAAGCTCTGCTTCCCACTCACTGCTTGTCTCCAGCAAAGATTCCAAGTATTCATTTGTCATTTCTATCATTTGTTCAATCCTCTGTTTCAGCTCATTTAATATACTGCTGTTTCAGCTTAAGATGTTCATCAAAGTCTTTAGCGAAATGAACTTTTCCTTCTTCATCATGAAGAAAATATAGATAATCGGTTTTTGCCGGCTCAATCGCTGCTTCAAGGGCACTCTTGCCGAAATTGGATATCGGTCCGACCGGAAGACCTTTCACTTTATATGTATTATAAGGTGATTTCACTTCCAAATCTTTGAAATAGACTTTCTCCTTATGCTTACCAAGCGCATAAAGTACTGTCGGGTCCGTCTGTAACGGCATGCCTTCTTTAATACGATTGTAGAAAACGCCCGCTATTTCTTTACGTTCTCCGCTCGTACCAGTTTCCTTCTCGACAACTGAAGCCATCGTAGCAATCTGATGCAAGCTCATGCCACTCTTCTTAATCTCATCCTGATAAGGCCCAAACTCTTTATCAGATGTTTTAACAAGACGCTCAATTACCATTTCTGGCGTAGTGCTGACACGATTGAAATCATAAGTCGCTGCAAAGAGATAACCTTCCAGTGGTGTGCGAAGTTTTTTGTTCAGAATATCCTTCTTCAACAGGTTCGGGTATTTATCCATCAGGGTAGCTATGAATTCAGGATCATTCGCTTTTGTGAGAAAATCTTCTTTTGTGAATTGCATCCTCTTCGCGAAAATATCCGCAATCTCATCAACTGTCATTCCCTCTGGTACCGTAACTCTATAAGCAGGCCCTGCGACCGAGTATCCCCGTTTCAAGGAAGTCGTGATCTCATTCAGTGTCATTGCAGGAGTGAATACATATTCACCTGCCTTAAAACCTGTTTCTTTTTTAGCTTTCGTATAAAATCTGAATACACGCGCATCTTTGATAACGCCTTTTCCTTCCAGAATGCTGCCAATAGAAGCAGCACTTGAGCCTCTCGGAATCTCAACTGTAACTCTTTTGTTACTCCCCGGCTGTACTGGCTGAAGCGCCGATTTTATGTATAGATATCCTGAAATGCTGCCAATAAGAACTATTACTGCAATGGCTAGCACCATAATTAAAACTATTTTTTTCGTTTTCCTGCCGTCATGCGACCCGAAGCCGCCTTCTCGATCCGACATAGGGCAAATCCCCCCATTCATCGTAAAACATACTTGTCCTAAAGCTTCATATAGCAAAAAGGAAAAGCCGCGAGTCGCAAGGACCCTTGGCTTTATCCTTTTTGACAATTAGGACAGTTCGTCTTCTTCAATTAATGTATTAAGAACTTCTTCGACCATTTCCCACTCTTCATCCGATTCAATCGGGAATAGAGCTAGGTCATCTTCTTCAGATTCCGCTTCTTCATAACGGAAAGCATATACTTCCACTTCTTCATCATCCTCTGCCTCTGCAGGGACAAGTGCGATATAAGTCTGGTTGTTCTCTTCTACATCAAAAGTATAGAGAACTTCAAATAGATGCTCTTCACCATTTTCATCAGGGATGATAATACGTTCGTTTTCTTCTAGTGCCATTGTAAAACGCCTCCTATTTTCTCGAATCAAGATAGCCTTGCAAAATCATGTTTGCAGCCATTTTATCTATTACTTTTTTGCGCTTCTTCCTGCTAAGATCTGCTTCAAGCAGGACTCGCTCGGCAGCCATCGTTGTGAGACGCTCATCCCAGAGGATCGCTTTGATGCCATATTTTCTTTCCAAACGGTTTGCAAAGATGCGGGAGGCCTCGCCACGCGGTCCAATCGTGCCATTCATATTCTTTGGCAGACCGACAACAGCAAGCTCAACTCCATGTGTGTTGATGATTTCCTCCAACTCCTCATCAGCCGTGGACATATCTGATTCATTCCAATGTATAGTCGTAAGCCCCTGGGCCGTCCAGCCGAGCTCATCGCTCAGCGAGACGCCAATTGTTTTGGAGCCTACATCCAGTCCCATGATTTTCATTGATTCTCCCGTTTCTTTGAATCGAGATAAAATTTAACAAGCTCCTCAATAACTTCATCTCTCTCAACTTTTCGTATCAGATTGCGGGCATCCTTATGCCTCGGTATATAAGCAGGATCGCCTGAAAGCAGATAACCGACAATCTGGTTGATCGGGTTGTAGCCTTTCTCACTCAACGATTCATGCACTGAAAAGAGAATCTTCTCTATATCCTGTTCGAATGGCTCTTCTGAGAAGTTAAACTTCATTGTTTTATCAATAAAGCTCATCAACAACACCCCGTTCCATACTTTGCCTTCTTTTACCCCATTCTAACATGTTTGCATCAATTATTATATCTTTTTGCGGATATAAAAGCGAATGTCATCCATTGATTATGTCTGAGACATACTGTTTCGCACTTTCAAGCGCTTCACCGATTTTAGAAGCATCCTTGGCACCAGCTTGAGCCATGTCCGGACGTCCACCGCCGCCGCCGCCACATATTGATGCAGCCTGTTTGATCAGATTGCCCGCATGGAACCCCTGTCCAGTCAACTCTTTGGAAATACCAGCTGCGAATTGGACTTTTCCGTCATTCGCTGCAGCGAGCAAGACGATTGCTGGTTCTAGCTTAGCTTTCAAATCATCAACCATATTACGCAATTGGTTCATATCTTTCGCATCAACTTGTTCTGCAAGCAGCTTCACATCTCCGAAGCTTACCGCTTTATCAACAATACCTGATGCTTCAAGGTTTGCCAGTTTTGCAGCAAGTGATTCATTTGTTTTGCCAAGTGAACGAATTTCATCAAACTGGGCTGCAATGCGTTCAGGTACTTTTTCATCAGTTGTCTTGAGAGCAGCTGCTGATTTAGCAAGCACATTCAATTTACCAGTTGTCCATTCATAAGCGAATTGTCCAGTGACTGCTTCAATTCTTCGGGTACCTGCACCAATTCCTGATTCGGAAACAATTTTGAATATGCCGATTTCAGAAGTGTTGTAAACATGGCAACCGCCGCAAAGCTCAAGGCTGTAATCGCCAATCTGTACTACACGTACGATATCACCATATTTTTCGCCGAACAATGCCATGGCACCCATCTGCTTCGCTTCATCAATTGGTTTTAAATCGATTTGTAAAGAGATTCCTTCCCAAATCTTTTCGTTAACGATCTGTTCAATCTGCGCAAGTTCTTCTTCCGTAATCGCATTGAAGTGGCTGAAGTCAAAACGCAGGCGATCTGGTGTTACAAGGGATCCTGCCTGGTTAACATGCGCACCGAGTACGTCCTTCAATGCCTGATGAAGCAAGTGCGTTGCTGTATGGTTTTTTACGATGTTCGTACGGAAACGCTTATCTACAAGCGCACGTACTGTATCACCAGCAGATACTTTTCCTTCTTCAATGACGACTGTGTGCATGTTTTGGCCTTTTGGCGCCTTCTGAACATCTTTAACATATGCTTTGAATCCATCAGCGTACAAATAGCCGTTATCAGAGATCTGTCCACCACTCTCAGCATAGAAAGGTGTCTTTTCAAGGAATAAGAGAACTTCATCACCTGCCCCAGCATGATCAGCGACTTCACCATCACGGACGATTACAGACACTTTTGTTTCGATATCCTTGTTTTCATAACCTACAAACTCGCTCTGAGCATCAATTTTCATCAATACTTCATCCTGGACACCCATTGACTCAGACTGCTGGCGGGCACTGCGGGCACGCTCACGCTGTTTCTCCATTTCAGCTTCGAAACCTGCCTCATCGACTGTGAAGCCTTCTTCAGCAACGTATTCTTCAGTCAGCTCTTTCGGGAACCCATATGTGTCGTAAAGACGGAACGCTTCTTCTCCAGGGAAGATGCTGTTGCCTTTTTCGCGTTCTTTTTTCATGATGGACGTAAGCATTTCCAATCCGTCATGCAATGTTTCATGGAAACGTTCTTCTTCTGTCTTGATAATCTTCTCAATGTAGTCTTTCTGGTCAATAACATTTGGATAGAAGTCCTTCATGATGTTGCCGACAGTATCGACAAGCTTGTACATGAACGGCTTATCAATGCCAATTTCCTTCGCGAAACGAACGGCACGGCGCAACAATCTTCTTAGAACGTAACCGCGACCTTCATTAGAAGGAAGAGCATGGTCAGCAATTGCAAAAGAAACAGTACGAATATGATCAGCAATTACACGATAGGCGCGATCGTGAACTTCTGATTTACCATAATTCACATTTGCAAGTTCCTGTGTCTTTTCAATAATAGGCATGAACAGATCTGTATCAAAGTTCGTCGGCACTTCTTGAATGACGGATACAATTCGTTCCAGACCCATCCCTGTATCAATGTTCTTCTGCGGAAGCGGAGTATACGTGTCATCCGGGTTATGGTTGAACTGTGAGAACACAAGATTCCAGATCTCTAGATAGCGTTCGTTCTCTCCACCTGGGTACAATTCAGGATCGTCCGGGTCATTACCAAGGCTCTCACCGCGATCATAGAAGATTTCCGTATTCGGACCACTAGGGCCTTCACCGATGTCCCAGAAGTTCTCTTCAATGCGGATGATCCGCTCTTCAGGAATCTTAATATCATTGAGCCAGATATCATATGCTTCGTCGTCCTCCGGGTGAACCGTTACAGATAGCTTCTCAGGATCAAAGCCAATCCATTTGTCGCCTGTAAGGAATTCCCAAGCAAATTCAATTGCTTCTTTTTTAAAGTAGTCTCCAATTGAGAAATTCCCCATCATCTCAAAGAATGTATGATGGCGCGCTGTGAAGCCTACATTCTCAATGTCATTCGTGCGGATTGATTTCTGTACATTGCAAAGACGCGGATTCTCAGGGACAATCGTACCATCGAAATATTTCTTAAGTGTTGCAACACCACTGTTGATCCAGAGCAAAGTCGGATCATCTTTCGGGACGAGTGAAGCGCTCGGTTCAATATGATGCCCTTTTTCCTCAAAAAATTGCAAAAATAGCTTTCTAACTTCTGCTGATGTCATTTTTTTCATTCGTTGAACCTCCTATATGTAAAAATAAAAAACCCGTCTCTGCCTGAAGCAGGGACGAGTTTTGAAATCGCGGTACCACCCTAATTATGGACAGTTTTCGTCCGTCCATCACTTAACCATTGTAACGGCTGGTCGCCGGCGGGTATTAGCCGCACTCGGGCCGAGCTTTCTGCGAGTTGCACATCCGGAATCCCTTTCAGCCTTGGGGAAACCTCTCTTGTCTGTCAATTGAACAAGTTTCGCATACTTATGGCCTTCTTCGTATTACTCATATCAACTATGCGATATTATATTAATGGACTCGACATCATTTGTCAATCTTTCCGTATGTCTTAAGCTGCATAAACGATGTATGAATAATCGTAAGCAGTGGTACTGCAATGACCATCCCGATGATCCCGCCTATTTCTCCCCCGAGTAGCAATGCAAACAGGATTGCTACCGGATGAATCCGAACGGACCTTCCCATAATGAAAGGCGACAGGAGATTGCTCTCTATTAGCTGAATCCCAAAGACCGATATAAGTACATAGACGATAAGCTTCGGTGACATGCTGAGCGCAATTAGTATTGCTGGAGCTGCTCCAATAATTGGACCGAAATACGGAATCAAGTTCGTAAAGCTCATGATGATTGCAAGCAAAAGTGCATAGTCTAAGTGCAGGAAGGAAAACACGATATAGGTGGCAATCCCGACAAACAAGCAAACGAGCGCTTGTCCGCGCAAATAATTACCGAGACTGTCATCTGTAGCGCGTACAATAATTCCTGCCTGTCCATGATATCGATCCGGCAGTAGTTTCTTGAAAAATCCACGAATCAAATCATAGTCTTTCAAAAAGTAAAAAACGAGTACAGGAATGACAGTTAGGAAAATGATCAGATCGAATATTTTCGTAAAACCGCCAGCCCATTTTCCGAGCATTTGCTCCATTGCTGACTCAGCTTTCAGGAACAGTTCATCAAGCTGTCCGTGTACAGCATCCGGCAAAAATGATGTTGATGCATAAAGCCTTGCAGTCAAATCACGATACATATTGGATAATTCGGGCAGCTGATCCCGAAGTTCCGCCAATTGCCTGATTACTGCCGGGTATAACTGATAGCAAAGTGTTCCGATACTTGCAAAGAACACGAGATAAACGATTAGAATTGCAAGCCCCTTTGGGATTTTCCACTTATATAGCGCCCCAATGATCGGTTCAAGCAAATATGCGATGAGGGCTGCTACAAAGAAAGGAGCCAGAATCCGCCATATAAATGCCAGGACAGTCTCATATAGAGGATATAACAGAAATAGAAGGTAAATGATGACAAGGCCAAGTATTGTAAGCAATGCAAGGCGCAACAGCTGGTTGGTCCGTTCTCTGCCCGGCATCATCGGTTAGTTTCCTCAACTATAATTCTACTGAACCTGCCAAGCATCTTCATTCTGCCCATCAATCAGGTCATTTATTGCCGTCAAAGTCCCGTCCGATTCAACTTGGTATATTTCGAGTTTTCCATTATTATCTGCAATTTCAATAAAACAATGCCAGCAATAGAATTGATTTTCGGCAATTCTTCCAAGGTCGATACTGTTGCAATTCGGGCAGCGCATCATGGTCAAAACTCCTTGTTTTCAAAGATTTTATCCATAATGGTCGCCAGAATTTGCAAATTGTATACATATTACATGAAATCATAGGGTGAAAGTGAAGGATCTTCGTCAAGTATCTCCATTTCCGTACCATCTTCAAGTTCAACTGTTGCAATCAGTTCCCCCTCTGCTGCAACAACAGCAGATGATTCTTCCTTGCCAAACCGGATCAGAAGCTTCTCTTTAAGACTCGTATAACGGCTATTCGTATCAATCGTCCGGATTCCCCTCATGAAAGCCTCGGATTCACCGCAAATGATAAGAGTCTGCTTGCTTCTCGTAATCGCCGTATAAAGAAGATTTTTTTTCAACATGCGTGTATAGGAAAATGCGACCGGCAAGATAACATTTGGAAACTCACTGCCTTGCGATTTATGAATTGAGATGCAATAGGCATGCATCAGATTTCCGTAATCCGGACGCTCATAAACAACTTCCTTATCATCAAAAGCGACTACAATCTGCTCTTTCTTTTCCGTATTCTCATTCGCCCTGAAAATCGCTACAATTTCTCCAATATCACCGTTGTACACGCCATCTTCAGGCTGATTAACGAGTTGAAGCACTTTATCGCCAATCCGGAAAATCACTTCCATAAACTTGACTTCCCGCTTCTTCTCGGCCGGTGGATTGATCAATTCTTGCAATGTTTTATTAATAATATTGATTCCAGCCTGGGATCTGTAAATCGGCGCAAGTACCTGCAAGTCACGAGTATCCATCCCCTTGGCGACAGCCCGCTGGAAAACTTGTGTAACAACACTTACTACATCCCCCTCGCGGCATGGGATAAAGCTGAAATCTTTTGCATTTGCAAGACTTTGCGGTGTCAGCGTGTCATGCTTAATTTCATGAGCAAGCTGGATGATTTTGGATCCCTCTTTCTGACGATATACTTCATCGAGCGTCACAGCGGGGATCATCTCGCTCTGCAAGAGGTCTGTCAGCACCTGGCCAGGACCGACTGATGGAAGCTGATCTTCATCTCCAACGAGAAGAACTTGCATATCCTTTGGAATTGCCCTAAACAGATTATGCGCAAGCCAGATGTCGACCATTGAGAACTCATCAATGATAAGCAGTTTGCCGGAAAGCGGCTCATCCTGATCTTTGCCAAATCCAGAATGACCATCCCAGCCAAGCAGTCGGTGAATTGTCGTTGCAGGCAGCCCTGTTGATTCCTGAAGCCGTTTTGCAGCACGGCCTGTAGGAGCACAGAGTATGAATGGATACTCTTCCTTCGTCTCATAATATTCGGGGTCTAGCTCCAGTTCATGCGCCGCAGCATAAGCTTTCAAGATACCTTTGACAACGGTCGTTTTCCCCGTACCCGGACCGCCAGTGAGAATCATAACCTTTGAGTGGAGAGCTTTTTCAATCGCGTTGAATTGCTCTTTGCCGTAACTGAGTACTTCTGTTTCTTCAATATCTCCGATCATTTGCAAAAGTTCAGCATCTGGAAGCGAGAATTCAAGCTCCTCCCGCATAATCCGTTCCATATGTGAACAAAAGCGATCTTCAGCATAATAAAGTGATGGCAGATAGCAGCGCTCTTCCTGAATGATGACCGTTTTCTCTGCATTCAGTCTTCTCAATTGTTCAATGATTTTTTCAGAGGTAAGGTCTGGTGTCTGTAAAAGTTCAAGAATCCGCTCCGTACATTCATCAAGCGGCAAATAAACATGTCCTTCCGAAGAACTTTTTTGCAAAACGAACATGCACCCGGCACCAATGCGGTTCGGATGATCAGCAGCAAGGCCATTTTGTCTCGCAATATTGTCCGCAGTCTGAAAACCGAACCCTTCAATATCGTAAACAAATCTGTAAGGATCCTTATCAAGCAGCTCTACAGCCTCCTCACGATATTGCTTGTAAATCTTCTGGGCAAGCTTAAGGCCGATATCATGTTTGGATAAATAGATGACTACCCGCTCGAATCCCTGATTCTCCCGAAGTGTACGCGCAAGGCCTCTTGCCGTATCCTCCCCGAGGCCGGGAACCTCTTTCAATACATCTTCGTTTTGCAAAATCTTCTCAATCGCATTCATGCCGAGATGTCGGATGATTTTCTGTGCAGTCTTCAAACCGACACCGAAAAAAAGGTCGCTCGCCAAATACTCAGCAAGCCCCTCCTCTGTGTCAGGTATGAATGTCTGGTAACGTTCGACCTGATACTGCATACCAAATTTGGCATGGGTAATAAGCCTGCCGAAAAACATATATGTTTCACCAGGCTGGAGACCTGCAATATAGCCTTTGACAACGATGTCCTTTTCGTTAATGTCTTCATTCGTCTCAATGACCCTGATTTTCGCAATTGCGAATTGCTCGGCCTCATTCTGAAAAATCGTATGCAGCCATTCCCCTTTGATGAACCGCTCGTTTCCCTGTTCAGTTGATTGCATTTCTAAAGCCATGAAAAACAACCTTTCTATTACTGCGCCGCTTAAGGAAGCAGTTCTTTCGCCTGCATTGCAAGTTTATGATCACTTTGGTATGCGAGTACCTGTTCGAACATCTGTGAAGCTTGTTCATAGTTTCCAGAATGAGCATAGAGCACTCCGAGATTATAAAGCGCATCACAATGTTTTCGATCAGTCTCCAATATTCCTCGGAAGACCTTCTCCGCCTCATCCTTAAATCCTGTTTCCGCAAGCACCATGCCATATTTCAATGCCGCTTCAAGGTCTTTAGGATCTTTTTCTAAAGCTGTCTGGAAATACGGAATAGACAATGCAGTCTGACCTGTCCGCATAAGACTTACTCCGAGCATATAATACGCGGATCCGTCGTTAAGACCATTGCGGATCGACTGCTCAAAAGCCTGGCAAGCGAGATCATGAGCGGCATTCATGGCATGGACAGTACCGAGTCCATACCATGCAGTCGCCATATCAGGAACAAGTGTCAAAGCTTGCCTAAAGCAGCTCACAGAATCGGAGTAAGACCCTGTCCTCGCAAGCAAATTACCAAGGTTCGTCCAGCCAATTGCGTTTAAAGGGTCTTTTTCCAATTCCGTAACGAGCTCTTTACTCGCTCCTTCAAGGTCATGTGCCGCTAGAGCTTTTAGAAGCTTGTCTTGTCCTTCGTTTGAATCAGCCAACATAATCAAGTACCTTACCGTTTTTAATAATTGTATCAATCGTCCCTCCGCCAAGACATACTTCCCCGTCGTAGAATACGACAGCTTGTCCCGGCGTGATCGCACGCTCCGGTTCATCGAAAATGACACGAGCAGTTCCGTCATCATTTCGGATCACTTTCACACCGCTATCTTTCTGGCGATAGCGGAATTTAGCCGTACATGCGAATTCTTCTTGAAGCTGACCTTCATTAATCCAGTTGATATCGGTCGCAAGAAGTTCATCAGAATACAAATAGTCATTATGATAACCTTGTTCAACGTACAGAATATTATCATTAATATTCTTGCCAACGACGAACCAAGGGTCTCCCGGACCACCGATACCAAGTCCCTGTCGCTGTCCAAGCGTATAGTACATGAGGCCATCATGGCGGCCTTTCACAACACCATCCATCGTCTGCATTTCACCAGGGTTTGCTGGAAGATAACTGCCAAGGAACTCTTTGAAGTTACGTTCACCTATGAAGCATATACCTGTTGA is a window from the Aciduricibacillus chroicocephali genome containing:
- the alaS gene encoding alanine--tRNA ligase gives rise to the protein MKKMTSAEVRKLFLQFFEEKGHHIEPSASLVPKDDPTLLWINSGVATLKKYFDGTIVPENPRLCNVQKSIRTNDIENVGFTARHHTFFEMMGNFSIGDYFKKEAIEFAWEFLTGDKWIGFDPEKLSVTVHPEDDEAYDIWLNDIKIPEERIIRIEENFWDIGEGPSGPNTEIFYDRGESLGNDPDDPELYPGGENERYLEIWNLVFSQFNHNPDDTYTPLPQKNIDTGMGLERIVSVIQEVPTNFDTDLFMPIIEKTQELANVNYGKSEVHDRAYRVIADHIRTVSFAIADHALPSNEGRGYVLRRLLRRAVRFAKEIGIDKPFMYKLVDTVGNIMKDFYPNVIDQKDYIEKIIKTEEERFHETLHDGLEMLTSIMKKEREKGNSIFPGEEAFRLYDTYGFPKELTEEYVAEEGFTVDEAGFEAEMEKQRERARSARQQSESMGVQDEVLMKIDAQSEFVGYENKDIETKVSVIVRDGEVADHAGAGDEVLLFLEKTPFYAESGGQISDNGYLYADGFKAYVKDVQKAPKGQNMHTVVIEEGKVSAGDTVRALVDKRFRTNIVKNHTATHLLHQALKDVLGAHVNQAGSLVTPDRLRFDFSHFNAITEEELAQIEQIVNEKIWEGISLQIDLKPIDEAKQMGAMALFGEKYGDIVRVVQIGDYSLELCGGCHVYNTSEIGIFKIVSESGIGAGTRRIEAVTGQFAYEWTTGKLNVLAKSAAALKTTDEKVPERIAAQFDEIRSLGKTNESLAAKLANLEASGIVDKAVSFGDVKLLAEQVDAKDMNQLRNMVDDLKAKLEPAIVLLAAANDGKVQFAAGISKELTGQGFHAGNLIKQAASICGGGGGGRPDMAQAGAKDASKIGEALESAKQYVSDIING
- a CDS encoding AI-2E family transporter; this translates as MMPGRERTNQLLRLALLTILGLVIIYLLFLLYPLYETVLAFIWRILAPFFVAALIAYLLEPIIGALYKWKIPKGLAILIVYLVFFASIGTLCYQLYPAVIRQLAELRDQLPELSNMYRDLTARLYASTSFLPDAVHGQLDELFLKAESAMEQMLGKWAGGFTKIFDLIIFLTVIPVLVFYFLKDYDLIRGFFKKLLPDRYHGQAGIIVRATDDSLGNYLRGQALVCLFVGIATYIVFSFLHLDYALLLAIIMSFTNLIPYFGPIIGAAPAILIALSMSPKLIVYVLISVFGIQLIESNLLSPFIMGRSVRIHPVAILFALLLGGEIGGIIGMVIAVPLLTIIHTSFMQLKTYGKIDK
- the recD2 gene encoding SF1B family DNA helicase RecD2, producing MALEMQSTEQGNERFIKGEWLHTIFQNEAEQFAIAKIRVIETNEDINEKDIVVKGYIAGLQPGETYMFFGRLITHAKFGMQYQVERYQTFIPDTEEGLAEYLASDLFFGVGLKTAQKIIRHLGMNAIEKILQNEDVLKEVPGLGEDTARGLARTLRENQGFERVVIYLSKHDIGLKLAQKIYKQYREEAVELLDKDPYRFVYDIEGFGFQTADNIARQNGLAADHPNRIGAGCMFVLQKSSSEGHVYLPLDECTERILELLQTPDLTSEKIIEQLRRLNAEKTVIIQEERCYLPSLYYAEDRFCSHMERIMREELEFSLPDAELLQMIGDIEETEVLSYGKEQFNAIEKALHSKVMILTGGPGTGKTTVVKGILKAYAAAHELELDPEYYETKEEYPFILCAPTGRAAKRLQESTGLPATTIHRLLGWDGHSGFGKDQDEPLSGKLLIIDEFSMVDIWLAHNLFRAIPKDMQVLLVGDEDQLPSVGPGQVLTDLLQSEMIPAVTLDEVYRQKEGSKIIQLAHEIKHDTLTPQSLANAKDFSFIPCREGDVVSVVTQVFQRAVAKGMDTRDLQVLAPIYRSQAGINIINKTLQELINPPAEKKREVKFMEVIFRIGDKVLQLVNQPEDGVYNGDIGEIVAIFRANENTEKKEQIVVAFDDKEVVYERPDYGNLMHAYCISIHKSQGSEFPNVILPVAFSYTRMLKKNLLYTAITRSKQTLIICGESEAFMRGIRTIDTNSRYTSLKEKLLIRFGKEESSAVVAAEGELIATVELEDGTEMEILDEDPSLSPYDFM
- a CDS encoding tetratricopeptide repeat protein, whose amino-acid sequence is MIQLLKTVRYLIMLADSNEGQDKLLKALAAHDLEGASKELVTELEKDPLNAIGWTNLGNLLARTGSYSDSVSCFRQALTLVPDMATAWYGLGTVHAMNAAHDLACQAFEQSIRNGLNDGSAYYMLGVSLMRTGQTALSIPYFQTALEKDPKDLEAALKYGMVLAETGFKDEAEKVFRGILETDRKHCDALYNLGVLYAHSGNYEQASQMFEQVLAYQSDHKLAMQAKELLP